From the Bacillus sp. SM2101 genome, one window contains:
- a CDS encoding aminoglycoside phosphotransferase family protein, whose amino-acid sequence MTTEIIFASKKLGHITDTQLQSMLHRFNLGKFVSSEKTANGVMGQTLLVTSTEGRFVLKGNPLFSGQFAEEKFFVEKIRDRTSIAVPTPYLVDDNEDIFGWKYAIMPLLPGKHLREVSSRLFLEDKFKIAEVIAETLTALHSWKVNDFGELNTKDFSIRPFDGTYRTWLYNRINYWLNDAKKYSTITTEDILWVEELLNSAKGYFDSITSPAFVMGDFKPENFLLHTNDRGWSISGLFDFTNSYFGDPVSDLIKMLILYIDNGEQEIARHLLSVYLHNVEEKESYQQRIKVHMLQQNVLDWGCAKAMGMVTWKHDLSFSNWAQQYVEAVADLIN is encoded by the coding sequence TTGACTACTGAAATTATTTTTGCTTCGAAAAAATTGGGGCATATTACTGATACACAGTTACAGTCTATGCTTCATAGATTTAACTTAGGTAAATTTGTCTCTTCAGAAAAAACAGCAAATGGTGTTATGGGACAAACTTTGCTTGTTACGTCTACTGAAGGAAGGTTTGTTCTCAAAGGAAATCCGCTTTTTTCTGGGCAGTTTGCTGAAGAGAAGTTTTTTGTAGAAAAAATACGTGATCGAACAAGCATAGCTGTTCCTACACCTTATCTTGTTGATGATAATGAAGATATATTTGGTTGGAAATATGCAATCATGCCATTACTTCCAGGTAAACATTTAAGAGAAGTTAGTAGTAGGCTGTTTTTAGAGGACAAATTTAAAATTGCTGAAGTGATAGCTGAAACGCTTACTGCACTACATAGTTGGAAAGTAAATGACTTTGGTGAGTTAAATACGAAAGATTTCAGTATACGTCCTTTTGATGGTACATACAGAACATGGCTATATAACAGAATTAATTATTGGTTGAATGATGCAAAAAAGTATTCAACTATAACTACTGAAGACATATTGTGGGTAGAGGAATTATTAAACAGTGCAAAAGGATATTTTGATAGCATCACTTCACCCGCATTCGTTATGGGAGACTTTAAACCAGAAAACTTTTTGTTACATACAAATGATAGAGGATGGAGTATTAGTGGTTTATTTGATTTCACGAACTCCTATTTTGGAGACCCAGTTTCAGATTTAATAAAGATGCTCATACTGTATATTGATAATGGCGAACAGGAAATTGCACGACATTTATTGTCTGTATACTTACATAATGTAGAAGAAAAAGAATCTTATCAACAACGAATAAAAGTACACATGCTCCAACAAAATGTACTAGATTGGGGCTGTGCGAAAGCTATGGGGATGGTTACATGGAAGCATGATCTATCATTTTCTAACTGGGCACAACAATATGTTGAAGCAGTAGCCGATTTAATAAACTAA
- a CDS encoding metal-dependent hydrolase, producing MQVSFHGHSVVVIETKGKKLIIDPFINGNNLTDLQVSDLLVDVILITHGHKDHVGDTVQLAKKNDALVIAPYELATFLSWQGVKVHGMHIGGSFDFDFGTVKLTQAFHGSSYIDEEKKEIIYTGMPSGILFSSEGKTIYHAGDTALFSDMKMIGELNNLDVAFIPIGDNFTMGPTDALVAAEWLQAKLVVPIHFNTFPVIEQNAEQFVSQLKGNGKVLQVGEGIRV from the coding sequence GTGCAAGTATCGTTTCATGGCCATTCAGTTGTTGTGATAGAAACGAAAGGCAAAAAATTGATCATCGATCCATTTATTAATGGAAACAATTTAACAGATTTACAAGTGTCAGATTTACTAGTAGATGTGATTTTAATAACACACGGACATAAGGATCATGTTGGTGATACCGTTCAATTAGCTAAAAAAAATGATGCACTTGTTATTGCTCCATATGAATTAGCTACTTTCCTAAGCTGGCAAGGTGTAAAGGTCCACGGTATGCATATCGGTGGGTCTTTTGACTTTGATTTTGGTACTGTCAAGCTAACACAAGCATTTCACGGCTCTAGCTACATAGATGAAGAAAAGAAAGAAATTATTTATACCGGTATGCCTAGTGGTATACTATTTAGCTCAGAGGGTAAAACCATATACCATGCAGGAGATACCGCGCTATTTTCTGACATGAAAATGATTGGTGAGCTGAATAATTTAGATGTTGCATTTATTCCTATTGGAGATAATTTCACGATGGGTCCTACTGATGCACTTGTTGCTGCGGAATGGTTGCAGGCAAAGCTCGTTGTGCCAATTCATTTCAATACATTCCCAGTGATTGAACAAAATGCCGAACAATTTGTTAGCCAATTAAAAGGTAATGGAAAAGTATTACAGGTAGGCGAAGGCATTCGCGTCTAG
- a CDS encoding Xaa-Pro peptidase family protein, with protein MNQRLKLLSEWLTEQDISMCFVTNPSNVFYYSGFLSDPHERLLALLVFQQEEPILVCPQMETQQVKDAGWTYEIIGYNDTDNPWEFIATAIAKRKINIHSLAVEKDHLNVSRLELLQSLYPNASFIRAEEKLNTLRMLKDSKEIDILRQAAELADYGIEVGVSEIKEGKTEMEILATIEYELKKKGIQQMSFQTMVLTGKKTASPHGNPSTDKIQQGDFILFDLGVVIDGYCSDITRTVALGNISDQQQQIYETVLKAELAALEASKPGVEVGKVDKTARDIITSAGYGEYFTHRIGHGLGIEVHEYPSMSATNNMLLQPGMVYTIEPGIYIPEIGGVRIEDDVVITENGIETLTKFPKELTII; from the coding sequence ATGAATCAACGTCTTAAACTACTCTCAGAGTGGCTAACGGAGCAAGATATCTCTATGTGCTTTGTTACGAATCCGTCAAATGTCTTCTATTATAGCGGTTTCTTGAGTGACCCTCATGAAAGATTATTAGCGTTACTTGTATTTCAGCAAGAAGAACCTATACTAGTGTGTCCACAAATGGAAACACAGCAAGTAAAAGACGCAGGTTGGACATATGAAATTATAGGATATAACGATACCGACAATCCGTGGGAATTTATTGCTACTGCCATAGCCAAAAGAAAAATAAACATCCATTCACTTGCAGTAGAAAAAGACCACCTGAATGTTAGCCGTCTAGAATTACTTCAGAGCTTATATCCAAATGCTTCGTTTATTCGTGCAGAAGAAAAACTAAACACGCTTAGAATGTTAAAGGATAGCAAAGAGATTGACATTTTGCGACAGGCTGCAGAACTAGCTGATTACGGCATTGAAGTTGGAGTTTCCGAGATTAAAGAGGGTAAAACAGAGATGGAGATTCTGGCTACGATTGAATATGAACTCAAGAAAAAAGGGATTCAACAAATGTCTTTCCAAACAATGGTCTTAACAGGAAAGAAAACAGCTTCTCCTCATGGAAACCCAAGTACTGATAAAATCCAGCAAGGAGATTTTATTTTGTTTGACTTAGGGGTTGTTATTGATGGCTATTGCTCAGATATAACAAGAACAGTAGCATTAGGTAACATAAGTGACCAACAACAGCAGATTTATGAGACTGTTTTAAAAGCAGAATTAGCTGCACTTGAGGCTAGCAAACCTGGGGTTGAAGTTGGAAAAGTAGACAAGACTGCCCGTGATATTATTACTAGTGCAGGATATGGTGAATACTTTACTCATAGAATTGGACACGGACTCGGTATTGAAGTACATGAGTATCCTTCAATGAGTGCAACTAACAACATGCTATTACAACCGGGGATGGTATATACTATTGAACCTGGAATTTACATACCTGAAATAGGTGGGGTTAGAATTGAAGACGATGTCGTAATTACTGAAAACGGCATTGAAACCTTAACAAAATTCCCTAAGGAGTTAACTATTATATAG
- the thyX gene encoding FAD-dependent thymidylate synthase: MKVELFSHTQLSNKKREQLKDVLDLGVTDGKLVAFTAIRNCYSYLLPTEIVEQEGHRYLNKPATDGGSGNDMDRLIRHIVHSGHTSTMEHISFTFALEGVSRALMAQLTRHRVGFSYSIESQRYVNYGSDSKSGGFTYSSPVSLNEEQLEVFSTYMDDIQNMYNKLIEMKVKPEDARAILPQSVNTNIVMTCNLTSFLSFYSKRKPGTHAQAEIQELAVKMRDEILDVEPWLQGFFE, from the coding sequence ATGAAAGTTGAATTATTTTCTCACACCCAGCTATCCAATAAAAAACGAGAACAACTAAAAGATGTACTAGACTTAGGGGTAACAGATGGCAAATTAGTTGCCTTTACCGCAATAAGAAACTGTTATTCCTATCTTTTACCAACCGAAATTGTTGAACAAGAAGGGCATAGATACCTAAACAAACCTGCTACAGATGGTGGAAGTGGAAATGATATGGACAGATTAATACGACATATTGTTCATAGCGGACATACTTCTACGATGGAACATATCTCATTTACGTTTGCTCTTGAAGGTGTTTCAAGAGCGCTTATGGCTCAATTAACGCGCCACAGAGTTGGCTTTTCATATTCCATCGAATCTCAAAGGTATGTAAATTACGGCAGTGATAGTAAAAGTGGTGGCTTTACTTATTCAAGCCCTGTTTCATTAAATGAAGAACAATTAGAGGTTTTTTCAACTTACATGGATGATATACAAAATATGTATAATAAACTAATAGAAATGAAGGTTAAGCCTGAAGACGCACGTGCTATTTTGCCACAATCTGTAAATACAAATATTGTAATGACATGCAATCTAACATCTTTCTTAAGTTTTTATAGCAAAAGAAAGCCTGGTACTCATGCTCAGGCTGAAATTCAAGAACTTGCAGTTAAAATGCGAGATGAAATCTTAGATGTTGAACCTTGGCTTCAAGGATTTTTCGAGTAA
- a CDS encoding SDR family oxidoreductase — MVRHALITAGAKGLGRKVTEKLLEKGYSVTVNYRTYDRAVKDFQDQYKHLDDRLQFIQGDVTDKTNLIQLVDKTMERFGRIDFLINNAGPYIFERKNLIDYEEAEWYEMIEGNLNSVFHLLKKTLPIMRKQHFGRIITYGFQGADAAQGWIHRSGFSAAKVGLVSLTKTIALEEASYGITANMVCPGNILGDMKEASISDARSMTGMNHTPIGRSATGEDIARTITFLCENDSDMITGSIIDVTGGENVINRFR, encoded by the coding sequence ATTGTGAGACATGCACTGATTACTGCAGGGGCAAAGGGGCTTGGTCGGAAAGTAACAGAAAAACTGTTAGAGAAGGGATACTCTGTGACAGTGAATTATCGTACGTATGATAGAGCTGTTAAAGATTTTCAAGATCAGTATAAGCACTTGGACGACCGATTGCAATTTATCCAAGGAGATGTAACGGATAAAACAAATTTAATTCAACTTGTTGATAAAACAATGGAGAGGTTTGGACGAATTGACTTCTTAATTAACAATGCAGGACCTTATATTTTTGAACGCAAAAATCTTATAGATTATGAAGAGGCTGAATGGTATGAAATGATTGAAGGCAATCTTAATAGTGTCTTTCATTTGCTCAAAAAAACGCTCCCGATAATGCGAAAACAACATTTTGGTCGAATCATTACATATGGGTTCCAAGGTGCTGATGCTGCTCAAGGTTGGATTCATAGGTCTGGGTTCAGTGCAGCTAAAGTTGGCCTAGTATCATTAACTAAAACAATTGCATTAGAAGAGGCTTCATATGGAATTACTGCAAATATGGTATGTCCAGGTAATATATTGGGTGATATGAAGGAAGCTTCTATTTCGGACGCTAGAAGCATGACAGGTATGAATCACACACCAATAGGTAGGTCTGCTACAGGAGAAGATATTGCAAGAACGATTACTTTCTTATGTGAAAATGACTCAGACATGATAACAGGTTCTATCATTGATGTGACAGGCGGGGAAAATGTAATAAACAGATTTAGGTAA